One segment of Thunnus thynnus chromosome 19, fThuThy2.1, whole genome shotgun sequence DNA contains the following:
- the coq4 gene encoding ubiquinone biosynthesis protein COQ4 homolog, mitochondrial isoform X2, which produces MWLRVGKRFHRLNHRHCVLTSKVCVQKLHGEFTENNYEGLYPGHIPTTPIQKALLAVGSGVAALQNPYRHDMVAVLGETTGHLALINLRDRMRNDPEGYTILTERPRIRLSTLDLSKMSSLPDGSFGREYLRFLEDNHVTPDTRADVKFVDNEELAYVMQRYREVHDLLHTLLGMPTNMLGEVAVKWFEAAQTGLPMCALGAVLGPLRLNASRLQSLFTSLGPWAVQNGRRARCVLSIFYERRWEQSLEDLRQELNIEPPPVILSATNKRNT; this is translated from the exons ATGTGGCTCCGCGTAGGTAAACGGTTTCACCGTTTAAATCACCGACACTGCGTTTTGACCTCGAAAG TGTGTGTCCAAAAGCTTCACGGTGAGTTTACAGAGAATAACTATGAAGGGTTGTATCCTGGACACATCCCCACCACCCCCATCCAGAAAGCCTTGTTGGCTGTGGGGTCTGGCGTGGCTGCACTGCAGAACCCCTACAGACATG ACATGGTTGCAGTGCTCGGTGAGACGACAGGACACCTAGCGTTGATAAATCTCAGGGACAGGATGAGAAATGACCCTGAAGGCTACACTATCCTAAC AGAAAGGCCCAGGATCCGGCTTTCCACACTTGATCTGAGTAAGATGTCTTCATTACCTGATGGCTCTTTTGGGAGAGAATACCTTCGTTTTCTGGAGGACAAT CATGTGACCCCTGACACTCGGGCAGACGTGAAGTTTGTGGACAATGAGGAGCTGGCTTACGTCATGCAGAGATACAGAGAAGTCCATGATTTGTTGCACACCTTACTGGGCATGCCCACCAACATGCTGG GTGAGGTGGCTGTGAAGTGGTTTGAAGCTGCCCAGACGGGGCTCCCCATGTGCGCTCTTGGAGCTGTGTTGGGCCCACTTCGGTTAAATGCAAG CCGTTTACAGTCACTGTTCACATCCTTGGGCCCTTGGGCTGTGCAGAACGGTCGGCGGGCTCGCTGCGTCCTCAGCATCTTCTATGAGAGGCGATGGGAGCAGAGCCTCGAAGACCTCAGACAGGAGCTCAACATCGAGCCACCGCCAGTCATACTCAGTGCGACCAACAAGAGAAACACCTGA
- the coq4 gene encoding ubiquinone biosynthesis protein COQ4 homolog, mitochondrial isoform X1, translated as MWLRVGKRFHRLNHRHCVLTSKAVCVQKLHGEFTENNYEGLYPGHIPTTPIQKALLAVGSGVAALQNPYRHDMVAVLGETTGHLALINLRDRMRNDPEGYTILTERPRIRLSTLDLSKMSSLPDGSFGREYLRFLEDNHVTPDTRADVKFVDNEELAYVMQRYREVHDLLHTLLGMPTNMLGEVAVKWFEAAQTGLPMCALGAVLGPLRLNASRLQSLFTSLGPWAVQNGRRARCVLSIFYERRWEQSLEDLRQELNIEPPPVILSATNKRNT; from the exons ATGTGGCTCCGCGTAGGTAAACGGTTTCACCGTTTAAATCACCGACACTGCGTTTTGACCTCGAAAG CAGTGTGTGTCCAAAAGCTTCACGGTGAGTTTACAGAGAATAACTATGAAGGGTTGTATCCTGGACACATCCCCACCACCCCCATCCAGAAAGCCTTGTTGGCTGTGGGGTCTGGCGTGGCTGCACTGCAGAACCCCTACAGACATG ACATGGTTGCAGTGCTCGGTGAGACGACAGGACACCTAGCGTTGATAAATCTCAGGGACAGGATGAGAAATGACCCTGAAGGCTACACTATCCTAAC AGAAAGGCCCAGGATCCGGCTTTCCACACTTGATCTGAGTAAGATGTCTTCATTACCTGATGGCTCTTTTGGGAGAGAATACCTTCGTTTTCTGGAGGACAAT CATGTGACCCCTGACACTCGGGCAGACGTGAAGTTTGTGGACAATGAGGAGCTGGCTTACGTCATGCAGAGATACAGAGAAGTCCATGATTTGTTGCACACCTTACTGGGCATGCCCACCAACATGCTGG GTGAGGTGGCTGTGAAGTGGTTTGAAGCTGCCCAGACGGGGCTCCCCATGTGCGCTCTTGGAGCTGTGTTGGGCCCACTTCGGTTAAATGCAAG CCGTTTACAGTCACTGTTCACATCCTTGGGCCCTTGGGCTGTGCAGAACGGTCGGCGGGCTCGCTGCGTCCTCAGCATCTTCTATGAGAGGCGATGGGAGCAGAGCCTCGAAGACCTCAGACAGGAGCTCAACATCGAGCCACCGCCAGTCATACTCAGTGCGACCAACAAGAGAAACACCTGA
- the coq4 gene encoding ubiquinone biosynthesis protein COQ4 homolog, mitochondrial isoform X3: MVAVLGETTGHLALINLRDRMRNDPEGYTILTERPRIRLSTLDLSKMSSLPDGSFGREYLRFLEDNHVTPDTRADVKFVDNEELAYVMQRYREVHDLLHTLLGMPTNMLGEVAVKWFEAAQTGLPMCALGAVLGPLRLNASRLQSLFTSLGPWAVQNGRRARCVLSIFYERRWEQSLEDLRQELNIEPPPVILSATNKRNT; encoded by the exons ATGGTTGCAGTGCTCGGTGAGACGACAGGACACCTAGCGTTGATAAATCTCAGGGACAGGATGAGAAATGACCCTGAAGGCTACACTATCCTAAC AGAAAGGCCCAGGATCCGGCTTTCCACACTTGATCTGAGTAAGATGTCTTCATTACCTGATGGCTCTTTTGGGAGAGAATACCTTCGTTTTCTGGAGGACAAT CATGTGACCCCTGACACTCGGGCAGACGTGAAGTTTGTGGACAATGAGGAGCTGGCTTACGTCATGCAGAGATACAGAGAAGTCCATGATTTGTTGCACACCTTACTGGGCATGCCCACCAACATGCTGG GTGAGGTGGCTGTGAAGTGGTTTGAAGCTGCCCAGACGGGGCTCCCCATGTGCGCTCTTGGAGCTGTGTTGGGCCCACTTCGGTTAAATGCAAG CCGTTTACAGTCACTGTTCACATCCTTGGGCCCTTGGGCTGTGCAGAACGGTCGGCGGGCTCGCTGCGTCCTCAGCATCTTCTATGAGAGGCGATGGGAGCAGAGCCTCGAAGACCTCAGACAGGAGCTCAACATCGAGCCACCGCCAGTCATACTCAGTGCGACCAACAAGAGAAACACCTGA